A segment of the Mugil cephalus isolate CIBA_MC_2020 chromosome 13, CIBA_Mcephalus_1.1, whole genome shotgun sequence genome:
CGTTTTGGGACGAGGCACGCTATGATGCTGGTGTTAAAATATATCCAGGGGGAGATATTTACAGAATCAGTTTTGTAAAAttgtcttaaaaaataaaaaaataataataataatattaattttaaaagtaGTCTGTTAAGTGCACCTATCAGGTGAGTTTTATCAGTACTTATTTCACTGACACAAGGATGTCCTCGTTGGGATGGGAAGGAAAGCTGGATGGAGTTGCAGTGTGTgacacattaaattaaatcagcCTTTCACAAATGCTTGCACTGGACGACATTTAAGTTAACAAGCTTACGCTCAGCGTGCAACgtgcagagagctgcagaggGTTCCTAAATTTAGTTTCAAGTGAATAAATACGtcaaatgagaaacaaacacatttgtaatCATATTCACGGTGTTAGATGCTAGAGAGTGCACATGCAGTTTGCAGCTTCCACGAAAAgattttttctgttaaataagtATTACCTGATGAATGATTTGAGATGGGTAATCAGCTGACTTTTAATGTTTGAGGACTCCTGGATCGTCTGAACCAGCAGGGAGATGAGAGCAGTATCGATTGTTGACCTGAGCGTGCGTAACAGACCATATGTTTCAAAAAGCGGAAGGAAAGGATTTGTAGCTATTGTCCTATGTGGAAATTCACCACCCTTTACTGTCTCtatatttttatgaaaatgtgttattatcattattataaatggagatatatatatttttaaaaggatacattttcccattttccccGAATTAGTAAATGAAACAGCAGACAGGCCTATACAGTCTTGACGTATATGTTTCGAAAGCTGAAACgttattgtaattgtaattttaaatgtgaatgaaatattttaaaatcagctGTTCTTCTGGTGTGTGTGACAACTGATCAGAGGCTCTTTATGATGTCACGCaggcggagaaaaaaaaatcgaaaacAATAATTGCAGCAGGTCCTCGGTGAGCGTTCTTGTAAAAGGGGTGAAGTCGGGACTAACAGTTTCTTAATTATCGCGCCgtttgtttttgctgtattCCTGTGACACGGGGACGTCGCCGTATAGCAGCGCAGAGAGAGGTACGGGGGGCAAATAGGGGTGTTGTGGGCGAAATAGCAGCAGCTTTGGGGCAAAAGTGCACTGACGTGTGAAATTACAGCCCATGGTGCTACATATTGTACCAGAAGCTCCCTCCCcaaaaaatgcagaaacaaaaaaagaaaaaaaaaagaaaagaggaatcGTCCTCAAACTTGTCCAGAGGGCAAGCCGGACCCCACACGAATCCGCGTGCTATGAAGTCCGCAAAACCTCTAAATAACAACTAAAAATTATTGTAGCTGTTGTGCTACTGCTTTACTTGCAGATGCAGGGAGATTGCGGCTGCTGGGGAACTCCACTATTAgaaacacataaacactgagAAACtatcaaaaatatttatatatatttgaatattattGCGTCGCCATTCtgcattaagataaaaaaatggGAAGAAAATAGCTTATCTATATGGCACATCAATCATAGAAATTTAAAAGTTCATACCGCAGCCCGTTTAAGTCTCACAATGTGTAAATCTCCTTTAATTGGATGTtttccctgtttgtttttctattggATTGAGTTCTAACGGAAGAGATTAGGAGTGCATAATTCACAGTAGTCTTACCATCAACCTTTGACCCCAGCCAGCCTCGGCAGCATCAGCctacctgcctgcctgcccgcATGAGCACAGCGGGCTGCGTAACCTACTGTATGAGCGCCATCTACAGCGCGGTGCTGCACACAGGCGGCGAGtatagtggtggtggtggtggtggtgatgatgatggttgtgatgatgatgatggcctACTGACTGGCTCTGCTTCTGCAAACTGCGGACGCACACCTCCgcatgaccacacacacacacacacacacaaaaatactgtCTAGACATTaaccaacttttttttgttaatgaaatCAAATCTGGTTAGTGTTTCGCAAATACCACTTTTAAAAgtgttgcttcatatttaattatagGACCAggatgcttaaaaaaaaataaaaatgaatgcaataaAAACCATAGTGCAAAACatctttccatttctgtttcatgtttgcaaaaaaaacctAAATAGAATGCTATACTAAACTCACAATGTGTGTTATTGGGCCACGGTGCCCCCTAAAGTTAGTTTAgtctgatctttttttaatttgcaagAGCATTTGGGGAATGTATGAATATAtaattaattgttttaaatatttgttttaggCTCTACAGCAAAAAATCTTCCCCGAATCTCATCAAGTGTTTTTATTGGGTCTCATTCATGGGAACGTGCGAGGAGCAAGGCtttaaacaacacacaccagcctGACAGTGCTTTACCTCTCTTCTCCCCCCTGCCTTTAATTTCCTTGATTCTTCACCCCAAAGTCTCATCATTTCCCATTTCGTCTCCCTCCCCTTCCTGGCTGTCGGATGCAGGGACCTCCTCATTTGAGCTGCAGGTTTTTACGTGGGCGAATCACAAAGTGTTGGAATCTATTGCCTTTGTCTGACAAGTCATCCATCTCTATGCAAGGGGATCTGTGGGATGGAGGTAGGAGGGGGTGATCTGTGGGACTGCAGCTtttagaaacagacacacaaggagAGGGGTTTCATTCTCAGCCCAAAGCTTCGCTCAGGCACAGCCCATTCTGGATGAGAGGGGGACGCACTGCTCTATACTTCGCCGTGTCCATGTTGTTGTCATCTCCGCCCCTATCTGATTGAACCACAGAGCCCAGCGGTCCACCACGCCGGCAGAGGAGAGGGATTTTTTTCGGCCGCAGATTTCCAGTGCGGAGCAGTGGAGACTCAAcgtttgttttccttcatgatgtcctttaaacacaaacagtgaccCGCTTTGAGCCAATGTTGCCGCGACTGGTGCGCTCTGCACACGCGTGGGTCATGCGCTGCACCTGACAGCCCCTTCTGCAGACTTCAGAGTTTAGACTTTTAACAGGAGGAAAACTTAGCATCGCCCCCAGAAGTTGTAGACCCCGCTACAGCCCGTGGACTCTTCCCCACACGGACTGtttcacaccaacacacacatccttgttgttgttggtttttttttactcttttagaGCTGCACCACCGAGGCGATATCACGGCGACCTCAGTCGATTacctttctttcctttgctATCCCATGGATATACACTGCAAAGCAGACCCCTTCTCGGCGATGCACCGTGAGTATGCTGTGTTAgtttacagacaaaaacacctCAGTGGTGTAACTTTAGATCCAATGTGTTGGCAATGATTGCAGTCAAATTTGCGAAGaaagtttgaaatattttagttggaaatactgaaatatgaaatgtatatttattttacgtTCACTGCGTGTCGTTATTTTCCATGTTTATCATTTTGTGTCTAATGTAAACACAGATCGCAGCGACTTATTGTATAATTATCTTTATTAGATTATGCAAAATTCCCATTTTCCGTAAAGCGTTGACAATGTTTTTGCAGAACTCTCTTAAAAATGTTTAAGTCGTTTTATCCAcgttaattttaaatgattattattattaaggcGCAGAGAGAATAATAACACTGGCTGTTGAAATCCAAACAAGTAGATTCTGGCTAACGCGTAAAGGCACATgggagagttttatttttattttttattttatttatttatttttttcgacTTTGTCTTGGAAACTTTATTGACTTGAATGAAACTACGAGCCGGTAGCTTCTTTGTGCAACATTAACTGTTAAAGTAGGAAAACAGAAATTccttcatttaaatacaaagcTTTTATTACCTGTGAAATTACAGTAACCTTTAAGGAGACGAGAGCACGCTGTGTGCAAATGATTGTAAACGTGCCAATACATTTGCCACGTCTCTCTTAGATTTTTGTTCTAAGGAATAAAAGTGACGGCAAAAACTGAAgcatttgttgctgttgctgtttttgttgttgttgttgttgttgttgttgcagcaaCTTCATTTTCTTCGCCTTTCCTCTATATGATATGCGTAAAGAAGACCCGGACTCTGCCTAAATTATTTATCCCTCCCCATTCGCACAATCCGCATTTGTAATATGAGTTATCAAAGcgtattttaattatttacaatAATTGTGCAAGGAAAATTAAACAGGTTGAAACGTAATATCTGCGACATGTGTTAGGCTGCAGTGGAGGAGATGCTTTTGGAAAATATTGCCAGATCAGACCAATGTGCagtttttactattattattattattgttaattgaATTTTGCggtcattcaaaaaaataaaaagaaggaaagaatatgtaaacacaaagatgttttaattgtttatttatttatttattttagttacttatttgtgtctggtgtgtttccattttttcgTATTGTATTTTAATGCAACACAATACTTTTAAATTGAAATCGTCATCCTTTAATtcatattatatgtattattacCAGTAGTGTAGGTTTATAGCTATTCtcattactgttattattatttcccattGAGAAATTATATTTCAAATTCACGAACCAGCAAAAgactgttgaaaaaaaaatgcgtttTTGTGCTCATAATGAGCGTTGCACCGTGTGTGCCAACGGTGAATTGTCTTTTACACTCAAAATAGAAgcacattaaatgaaaacacacagtgggTCTCTGTCccggaaaataaaaagattccACCGTGAAACCTTGTAAGGAGAGGCCGTGTCTTCTGCAGGTATGTAATGTTATGTTCTCCCGTCTTGCTGTTGTATCCCACTCAGGGCACGGCGGTGTGAACCAGCTCGGCGGGGTGTTTGTGAACGGCAGACCCCTCCCGGACGTGGTGAGGCAGCGGATCGTGGAGCTGGCCCACCAGGGCGTCCGGCCCTGCGACATCTCCAGACAGCTACGGGTCAGTCACGGCTGTGTCAGCAAAATCCTCGGCAGGTAAAAGGGGGGATCCACCACAACGTGAGCCCTATGTGTGTCAAACATCAATCTTCTATAGCTCCTATATGCGCACCCAGCTCTATATCAGCCTCAGTCATCGGTTATATAGgcaggtcattttttttctttatttttttttctttatttttattttatttttttgcttgagCACAACAGTTTTGCGTTCGAGATTTTCTATCCATCACCTGCAGCCTCGCAAGAGAAACGCATAATAATCATGAAATAAATGTTCGGAGGAGggtttaaagcaaaaataataatgattaaaaaaaagaaaaatcccagAGAAATAcgaggctggaaaaaaaattaaaggagaCTGGAGGTGATAAGGAAAATACTATCACTTTAATCATGAGTAGTCAGATGTGCAGACACAAAttggaagacaaaaacaactgtaacaCCCCACGGCCACTATAAACTTTCCGTTCCTTTATTTTTCCGCCAGTGTAAACGTTTAGACCTGAGAAATTAGAGTATTATACTTCAGAGCACAAATGCTGTGAGataatattttgaaatatatttttttcagctATCAGAAGGCATTTCAGAGGtatttcatttcacacacactgaatgtttGTCACCAACATTTACCAATCGGTCATGGTGGCATGTCGTGCATGCTACTGTAAACTCATGGAGACTGGAAATGAGGTCTAAACCGTGCTCTTACAGCTAAAACTGTCCTTTGTTCTGTCCGTCTCACTGCTcatgttgtttaattttaattacacTGCTTTTCGTTGAAAATCCGCCCTGTTCGCCTTCCAGCTGACACTCAATTAAGCCCATATAACAGCACACTTCCAGGCCAATTAATAGATTAATGCCGCCATCATATCCGTAGGTAAAAATTTGCAGTATGTATAACTGCAGAAGGTCGATGGAGATTTGCCTCCACACAAGCGATTTTTTTCCAGccaccttttttatttttttttcgtcatTGATCACACGATTGACTTGGTTGTTGAATTAAGGAGGGATCCATTCAGGAACACTCACTCTGTCCCCATGTAGGTACTATGAAACCGGCAGTATTAAACCCGGAGTCATTGGTGGCTCCAAACCAAAGGTTGCAACTCCGAAAGTGGTGGATAAAATTGCAGAGTATAAGCGGCAGAATCCAACCATGTTCGCCTGGGAGATAAGGGACCGGCTACTGGCTGAAGGCGTCTGCGACAACGACACAGTTCCCAGCGTTTCATCCATCAACAGGTAGGTGGaaataacagtttaattttattgCATTAAAGAATGCGTGccaaactgttgcaaaactcgCAGACGTGCTCAGCTTCAAAAGGAAGAAACGCGAAAGTGCACAAGGGAGAAAATCCGTCACGTGCGTAAATTGGATAAATCATACCTGAAACAAGCAGATATCTATTTTATCTCCACGCGCAAGGCTGAACTATAGTCATTTCCAGCCGAGCCTAACCGGGGTGGTCTCACAAGTGCAATTCAATCCCCTGTGCGGCCCTCCACAACAACACTTGCAATGGGAGCTGAGGCTGGGGCCACGAAGAATCACATCTGTCTCGATAAAAACCGATCGATACCGCGTAACCAGATCCAGAGGCAGACGGAAATACCCAACAAAGTCGTTCAATAGGCCGACCACACTGCGACAGAGGCGGCAGCAGCCTCTTCATTGCCAGACAATTGCTGTGTTTTTCAACACCGAGTGTGGAGCGGTAACAAAACGCATTAtttgggattattattattatttttttagtagtattattattgttgttgtagaATAAATCtagaaaattaaagaaaatctaTATAACCCCGTCCGGAAAAAAAGCGTCGATCAGTGGGTAAACGGACTATAAAAGAGTTTCTGTTCCACTGAAGCAGCAAAATCAGCGGACACCCTACACCTTCACCTTTCCACATGAAGCGGGACAGCAGTGGACAAAGTGTCTTTAGACAGAGGACGCTGGTGAAAAGCCCCACTGCATGTGTGCAAAGTGAAAAAGCCCCGTAGTGTCTGCCAGTGATGAACTTTGGTTAGGAGGCACTGTTCCAGAGAGCTGGTCATCCGcattacattttaatgagcTGGAGAGAGTCTCACAACGCATTCAGCTAAATGTAGAAGATAGATggatcataaaaaaataaataaataaagtactagataagaaaaaatattaatattaatatttatcaaGCTGCTTTGGAAATCATATTTTCAACAGGTTTTATGGCACCATTCACTGTTTTGGTTATTGTTCCTAAAACCAGCGAGGAGGTATTGTTTTATTGcgtttgtgttttcacatgcCACCACTGGACCTGTGCTGACATTTGTGGTGATCTGTTAACTTTGAGCTTTGTGGAAAAGCACAATTAGGAGAAATTGTGTCCCTTGAAACCACACTGGCTTGcacattaataattaacatcGGGCTTTTGTGGCAATGCTCAGATGTGCACTTTATTCATTCTTAAGCCATGGCCTCCCAAATCACGACATAGCGGTCAATGAgggtcatttttgtctttcaacCAAAGTGTGCAGAAGTATAGAAGAAAGGtaaatttgacatttattttactgcataATATGCACAACATAATTGTGAAAATCTAATATTAAACCCACCGGTAATTTACAAACTTATTCAATTTTTTGAAAGTCTTGCCGTTGTTAAAGGGAGGACTGAGAATgatgtggaggaagaagaaatggaagaaTAGAAGTGTAAGGGGGAGGcgaagggagagaaagagacagttGAGCCCTGGTGGTCTCTGTGGTTAAGGAGCTGACCTCTGCTCTGTTGACTAAAGAGGATGTTCTggctttaaacacatttttcctGCATGAATTATTAAAGATTACACAGAGACTGGGttgcactttgttttgttgtcgcACAGCGGAGTTTCCACCCACTGCACCATGCCCACTGGACAAAGGTGTACCCATGAGCAGCTTTCAATCATATTGAtccatattttaatatttctgtggggatttttttttcctctttttacaGCAGCCGAACACCGGTGTCGTTAATTCACaaactcaaattgcttattcAATACCAACAACATGGACTTGAAACAAAGTCCTTGAATTTATGAGATTCCCTCGAGTCATGAGGTCAGATAACTGTTGTGGTGAGATGTTAGAAATTCAAATAAAgtattgatgtgtgttttctggaGGAGGCTACTAGCCTTTGTTGCCCTGCCCGAAGGAGAGTGTATGGAGGACACATGAGATAGTGAGGGGAATGAAAAGAGTCTGATGTACATTTATGCCCACGAGGAAGTTAACCCCATCACTGCTAGATTTAGACCTGGTAGCACATTGCTGAATGCTGCTTGCGCATGCGAGAATCCTTTGGCTCATCTGCAGTCCATAAAAGCCTGTTTTTGTCACACCTCGAGTGGAAGCGCTTCCGTGtggtatttctgtgtgtttacagtgctGCCTGTTATTCAATGAGCTCACGTTTTTCTGTCAGTCAAAAAGATTACCGTAGTCATGGTTTAATGTAATGCGATCATGTCCCATAAGAGCTAAATCTGATCTGTGCAAATCCCACTGTACATGTCGGTTTTGCTAAAAGAATTACAGCGATCATCAAATTTGCAAACGTAAAatcacctcttcttcttttcactctggtcgtttcaatttattttattttattttttcctattttatttcaaagtgcaGCAAAGATTAAAAGGCATTACGTGTGGCGGTGGTCTCAGCTTGGCCCAATAAGATACTATTGCTTTCCTGTCACATATAATTTATAGATCACCATTTGCATTTGCTGTTCCTCGCCAGCATTCTTCGTCAACTTTTCTATCTGGGAGCCCCAATCAATAGGCTCTGATCCTCAAAGAGCCTGGAGGATTCCTGTGTGCTGCACTTGGCAAAAgcaaaaagaccaaaaaactACAGCAGACACCTGAGAGGTGAAAttcagacatatatatatataaagaatgatttagagaaaagaaagaaaagaaagagagcagcGCTTTGAAAGACAGCCACTTTAAAGTACAGCACACTGGACAGTAAAGAGAGTAGAAATGAGAAAAGAGGATGAGGGTGGGAGTGAAAGATCACGTTTGAGgggtggagagagaaaaaagagagagcgaggagaaaagagggagtGGGACGCAGGAGAGGGAGATTATTAGAGTTGGCCAGGTAGAGCCAGTGAAGCTGATCATTGAGGTGAATTGATGTGATTTCATGCTTTGTTTGCAAGATCATTCAGACCAAAGTGCAATGAAGACTTTCCCGCCACATCACATCTTACTGGTAGAGGGACTTTATCATATTTCTAACCTCAGAATCCAGCTAGATTGAATCCACAATCTCAGGGGGCAGCTCCTATTCAGCCTCACACAGGAGCAGAGAGATTGCCCCTAAAGCCCCGAGATTGGCTATTTGTGACAGGGGCCTGAATATGAGGATACAAGCGGCCCCAAACGATAGAGCACTTGTACATGCACGGATGTAAGTGGACGTGATGTGCTATGTTTAAGCGTCCCAAGGTGGCCGGTCCGCTGTGAAATCTCAATGCTCTGGAAGCGGTATTGATTGATCCATATCTGTTGTTCACTTTGCCAGGATTATCCGCACCAAAGTCCAGCAGCAATTCCACCCGTCCCCCGACGGATCTGTTACGCCACTCTCCACGCCCGGCCATACCATAGGTAAGCGCGGTCTGAGGCTGCACGCAAATTAAAGCCAATCAGAGCTGCTGAAACAAGAAGACGCGTACGTCTGTTCACCAGTCGCACTTATAtactacacacacgcacgcacgcgtaCTAACTCAGCTTTCTCCATCAGTACCCAGCACAGCCTCCCCTCCTGTGACCAGTGCCTCCAACGATCCCGTAGGATCCTACTCCATCAACGGCATCCTGGGCATCCCCCGCTCCAACGGCGAGAAGAGGAAACGAGATGAGGGTGAGGGAGACACACAAGATCCCTTTGTTTTCCATCCCTCTAATTCTCTTCATCACTCGTCTCCTacttttttcctgtgtgtgaaGAAGATGGCATTTATGACAGCGCTGCAGccaagtgtgtttctgtgtgctgTCTCCAGTGACTTGTTATGTTGTATATCAGGCAGGGGCGAGTGTTGAAAGAGTGCTGTGATTCaatcagcttttctttttttttctttttttttttttggtgcactACATTTTACCATACAGAGCTGCATCTCAATTTTATACCGTGCTCAGATGTATTGTAGATATATTCCATATAGCTGTCATACAACTCTAATCCCCCCTGGcatcagctctgctctgctctgcgcTTTCATTCctgtaaaataagagaaaggcagaaaaagaaGCTTCCCTGTCTCGATACAGTCAGTGCAAATGCACAAGCTATTTAATATGCTGCATATTTTTGATTAGAATTTTCTATCCTGTGGCATTGTATTAatacgtcaaaaaaaaaaacagaacatcaAGAACAGAATACAACAAGAATAAAGTGTCTTTTACAGTACACTAGCAGGGGACGGGCAAGCAAATAAACCTAGATACGCTCAAAGATTAAGTGGAAGCCTATCCGGTCCAAGCCAGAATTTCTCATTCCTAGGCAAGAGAATGGACACACACTGCTTGAGGGCTAATAGATTATCGGTTGTGCAAACAATTGGCTTTTTTAATGCCTATGAATTAACATGTCCCTGGTGGAGGCCTGAACAGGTGTAGGAACAGACCGGTGGAGGCAGGGAAGGGGCTGcgcgtgtgcctgtgtgtgttcattcattcgttcgttcgtccgtgtgcgtgtgtgtgtgtgtgtgagattctGTGTTTTGAGGTGGCTGATGGGATGATATGGTTGAAAATGATCTCAAAGAGCACTTATCAAAACAGGCCACTTCCTTCttttatgtttctgtctctttagtTCTCTGGAGTGGCAACCACTTGGATGGAAGGAAAATAGGACATTGTAAGTTGAAGTTAGACAACCTTGTCTTTTGCTTTGGTCAACCAGACCacaactctctcttctctcctgctgTCTTTGCTCTTCCGGGGTTATGAGCTTGTGAGGTGTGGCGTGGGTaggggggcttttt
Coding sequences within it:
- the pax2a gene encoding paired box protein Pax-2a isoform X18; protein product: MDIHCKADPFSAMHRHGGVNQLGGVFVNGRPLPDVVRQRIVELAHQGVRPCDISRQLRVSHGCVSKILGRYYETGSIKPGVIGGSKPKVATPKVVDKIAEYKRQNPTMFAWEIRDRLLAEGVCDNDTVPSVSSINRIIRTKVQQQFHPSPDGSVTPLSTPGHTIVPSTASPPVTSASNDPVGSYSINGILGIPRSNGEKRKRDEDGSDGSGPGSDSQGSVESLRKHLRADAFTQQQLEALDRVFERPSYPDVFPTSEHVKPEQANEYSLPSLNPGLEDVKPSLSSSASSDLASSVSQSYSVVTGRDMASTTLPGYPPHVPPTGQGSYPTSTLAGMVPGGDFSGNPYSHPQYTTYNEAWRFSNPALLSSPYYYSAASRGSAPPTAATAYDRH
- the pax2a gene encoding paired box protein Pax-2a isoform X14, whose protein sequence is MDIHCKADPFSAMHLSHSGHGGVNQLGGVFVNGRPLPDVVRQRIVELAHQGVRPCDISRQLRVSHGCVSKILGRYYETGSIKPGVIGGSKPKVATPKVVDKIAEYKRQNPTMFAWEIRDRLLAEGVCDNDTVPSVSSINRIIRTKVQQQFHPSPDGSVTPLSTPGHTIVPSTASPPVTSASNDPVGSYSINGILGIPRSNGEKRKRDEVLWSGNHLDGRKIGHYGSDGSGPGSDSQGSVESLRKHLRADAFTQQQLEALDRVFERPSYPDVFPTSEHVKPEQANEYSLPSLNPGLEDVKPSLSSSASSDLASSVSQSYSVVTGRDMASTTLPGYPPHVPPTGQGSYPTSTLAGMVPGGDFSGNPYSHPQYTTYNEAWRFSNPALLSSPYYYSAASRGSAPPTAATAYDRH
- the pax2a gene encoding paired box protein Pax-2a isoform X17 is translated as MDIHCKADPFSAMHRHGGVNQLGGVFVNGRPLPDVVRQRIVELAHQGVRPCDISRQLRVSHGCVSKILGRYYETGSIKPGVIGGSKPKVATPKVVDKIAEYKRQNPTMFAWEIRDRLLAEGVCDNDTVPSVSSINRIIRTKVQQQFHPSPDGSVTPLSTPGHTIVPSTASPPVTSASNDPVGSYSINGILGIPRSNGEKRKRDEDGSDGSGPGSDSQGSVESLRKHLRADAFTQQQLEALDRVFERPSYPDVFPTSEHVKPEQANEYSLPSLNPGLEDVKPSLSSSASSDLASSVSQSYSVVTGRDMASTTLPGYPPHVPPTGQGSYPTSTLAGMVPGGDFSGNPYSHPQYTTYNEAWRFSNPALLMPHPVAPHLPLLPLPTTATSYPGDQLKLQGQSFGLHIVPV
- the pax2a gene encoding paired box protein Pax-2a isoform X16 — its product is MDIHCKADPFSAMHRHGGVNQLGGVFVNGRPLPDVVRQRIVELAHQGVRPCDISRQLRVSHGCVSKILGRYYETGSIKPGVIGGSKPKVATPKVVDKIAEYKRQNPTMFAWEIRDRLLAEGVCDNDTVPSVSSINRIIRTKVQQQFHPSPDGSVTPLSTPGHTIVPSTASPPVTSASNDPVGSYSINGILGIPRSNGEKRKRDEVLWSGNHLDGRKIGHYGSDGSGPGSDSQGSVESLRKHLRADAFTQQQLEALDRVFERPSYPDVFPTSEHVKPEQANEYSLPSLNPGLEDVKPSLSSSASSDLASSVSQSYSVVTGRDMASTTLPGYPPHVPPTGQGSYPTSTLAGMVPGGDFSGNPYSHPQYTTYNEAWRFSNPALLSSPYYYSAASRGSAPPTAATAYDRH
- the pax2a gene encoding paired box protein Pax-2a isoform X13, whose product is MDIHCKADPFSAMHRHGGVNQLGGVFVNGRPLPDVVRQRIVELAHQGVRPCDISRQLRVSHGCVSKILGRYYETGSIKPGVIGGSKPKVATPKVVDKIAEYKRQNPTMFAWEIRDRLLAEGVCDNDTVPSVSSINRIIRTKVQQQFHPSPDGSVTPLSTPGHTIVPSTASPPVTSASNDPVGSYSINGILGIPRSNGEKRKRDEVLWSGNHLDGRKIGHYGSDGSGPGSDSQGSVESLRKHLRADAFTQQQLEALDRVFERPSYPDVFPTSEHVKPEQANEYSLPSLNPGLEDVKPSLSSSASSDLASSVSQSYSVVTGRDMASTTLPGYPPHVPPTGQGSYPTSTLAGMVPGGDFSGNPYSHPQYTTYNEAWRFSNPALLMPHPVAPHLPLLPLPTTATSYPGDQLKLQGQSFGLHIVPV
- the pax2a gene encoding paired box protein Pax-2a isoform X15, with amino-acid sequence MDIHCKADPFSAMHLSHSGHGGVNQLGGVFVNGRPLPDVVRQRIVELAHQGVRPCDISRQLRVSHGCVSKILGRYYETGSIKPGVIGGSKPKVATPKVVDKIAEYKRQNPTMFAWEIRDRLLAEGVCDNDTVPSVSSINRIIRTKVQQQFHPSPDGSVTPLSTPGHTIVPSTASPPVTSASNDPVGSYSINGILGIPRSNGEKRKRDEDGSDGSGPGSDSQGSVESLRKHLRADAFTQQQLEALDRVFERPSYPDVFPTSEHVKPEQANEYSLPSLNPGLEDVKPSLSSSASSDLASSVSQSYSVVTGRDMASTTLPGYPPHVPPTGQGSYPTSTLAGMVPGGDFSGNPYSHPQYTTYNEAWRFSNPALLMPHPVAPHLPLLPLPTTATSYPGDQLKLQGQSFGLHIVPV
- the pax2a gene encoding paired box protein Pax-2a isoform X12, giving the protein MDIHCKADPFSAMHLSHSGHGGVNQLGGVFVNGRPLPDVVRQRIVELAHQGVRPCDISRQLRVSHGCVSKILGRYYETGSIKPGVIGGSKPKVATPKVVDKIAEYKRQNPTMFAWEIRDRLLAEGVCDNDTVPSVSSINRIIRTKVQQQFHPSPDGSVTPLSTPGHTIVPSTASPPVTSASNDPVGSYSINGILGIPRSNGEKRKRDEVLWSGNHLDGRKIGHYGSDGSGPGSDSQGSVESLRKHLRADAFTQQQLEALDRVFERPSYPDVFPTSEHVKPEQANEYSLPSLNPGLEDVKPSLSSSASSDLASSVSQSYSVVTGRDMASTTLPGYPPHVPPTGQGSYPTSTLAGMVPGGDFSGNPYSHPQYTTYNEAWRFSNPALLMPHPVAPHLPLLPLPTTATSYPGDQLKLQGQSFGLHIVPV
- the pax2a gene encoding paired box protein Pax-2a isoform X11, with product MDIHCKADPFSAMHRHGGVNQLGGVFVNGRPLPDVVRQRIVELAHQGVRPCDISRQLRVSHGCVSKILGSYQKAFQRYYETGSIKPGVIGGSKPKVATPKVVDKIAEYKRQNPTMFAWEIRDRLLAEGVCDNDTVPSVSSINRIIRTKVQQQFHPSPDGSVTPLSTPGHTIVPSTASPPVTSASNDPVGSYSINGILGIPRSNGEKRKRDEVLWSGNHLDGRKIGHYGSDGSGPGSDSQGSVESLRKHLRADAFTQQQLEALDRVFERPSYPDVFPTSEHVKPEQANEYSLPSLNPGLEDVKPSLSSSASSDLASSVSQSYSVVTGRDMASTTLPGYPPHVPPTGQGSYPTSTLAGMVPGGDFSGNPYSHPQYTTYNEAWRFSNPALLMPHPVAPHLPLLPLPTTATSYPGDQLKLQGQSFGLHIVPV
- the pax2a gene encoding paired box protein Pax-2a isoform X10, coding for MDIHCKADPFSAMHLSHSGHGGVNQLGGVFVNGRPLPDVVRQRIVELAHQGVRPCDISRQLRVSHGCVSKILGSYQKAFQRYYETGSIKPGVIGGSKPKVATPKVVDKIAEYKRQNPTMFAWEIRDRLLAEGVCDNDTVPSVSSINRIIRTKVQQQFHPSPDGSVTPLSTPGHTIVPSTASPPVTSASNDPVGSYSINGILGIPRSNGEKRKRDEVLWSGNHLDGRKIGHYGSDGSGPGSDSQGSVESLRKHLRADAFTQQQLEALDRVFERPSYPDVFPTSEHVKPEQANEYSLPSLNPGLEDVKPSLSSSASSDLASSVSQSYSVVTGRDMASTTLPGYPPHVPPTGQGSYPTSTLAGMVPGGDFSGNPYSHPQYTTYNEAWRFSNPALLMPHPVAPHLPLLPLPTTATSYPGDQLKLQGQSFGLHIVPV